A stretch of the Paenibacillus dendritiformis genome encodes the following:
- a CDS encoding response regulator transcription factor — protein sequence MRTILVADDDEHIREMIGLFLRNEGFRVLEAEDGEQALRLMETDPADLVILDIMMPVMDGWQLCSELRSQYPDLPLFMVTAKGEAGQKVKGFRLGTDDYITKPFDPMELVMRVKALLRRYKIVYEQIIRLGSLKLDRNSYKVYADDPSMGTTLPLKEFELLFKLASHPGQILTREQLIRDIWGIDYEGEERTVDVHIKRLRERFAGHAHEFRIETARSLGYRLEVCS from the coding sequence ATGAGAACGATATTGGTCGCAGATGATGACGAGCATATCCGCGAGATGATAGGTTTGTTTTTGCGCAATGAAGGTTTCCGGGTGCTGGAGGCGGAGGACGGGGAGCAGGCGCTCCGCCTGATGGAGACGGATCCGGCTGATCTGGTTATCCTCGATATTATGATGCCCGTAATGGACGGCTGGCAGCTCTGCAGCGAGCTGCGGTCGCAGTACCCTGATCTTCCGCTGTTCATGGTCACGGCCAAGGGAGAGGCCGGCCAGAAGGTAAAGGGCTTCCGTCTCGGCACGGACGATTATATAACAAAGCCGTTCGATCCGATGGAGCTGGTGATGCGGGTAAAGGCGCTGCTGCGCCGCTACAAGATCGTGTACGAGCAGATTATCCGCCTCGGCAGCTTGAAGCTGGACCGGAACAGCTACAAGGTCTACGCGGATGACCCGTCCATGGGGACGACGCTGCCGCTCAAGGAGTTCGAGCTGCTGTTCAAGCTCGCGAGCCATCCGGGGCAGATTCTGACCCGGGAACAGTTGATCCGCGACATCTGGGGCATCGATTATGAGGGGGAGGAACGGACCGTCGATGTCCATATCAAGCGTCTGCGCGAGCGCTTCGCCGGCCACGCGCACGAGTTCCGCATCGAGACTGCCCGCAGTCTCGGGTACCGGCTGGAGGTCTGCTCATGA
- a CDS encoding response regulator transcription factor, with amino-acid sequence MKKQKICIVDDEPKILRFVAANLKSIGYEVTTAGSGEELFANFDRVSPDLILLDIMMPGQDGFQVLEKIRKFSNVPVIMLTARGNAQDKVQGLNFGADDYLTKPFSLDELFVRVNAVLRRSQYNGAKAHMVNTPIIRTGELIIDLGSRRCWIQNEELNLTHTEYSVMEILSLHLDKVVQHETLLSEVWGAQYRDEVEYLRVSIARIRRKLKNLLPQKEEYIVTYSGIGYMLKSIPIPAQTNF; translated from the coding sequence ATGAAAAAGCAAAAGATTTGCATTGTCGATGATGAACCCAAAATTTTGCGCTTTGTGGCCGCAAACCTCAAATCCATCGGATATGAAGTAACAACAGCAGGCTCAGGGGAAGAGCTGTTTGCCAATTTCGATCGCGTCTCGCCTGATCTAATTTTGCTTGATATAATGATGCCGGGACAAGACGGGTTCCAGGTGTTGGAAAAAATACGCAAATTCTCGAATGTCCCTGTCATTATGCTGACGGCAAGAGGCAATGCCCAAGATAAAGTGCAGGGATTGAATTTTGGCGCGGATGATTATTTAACAAAGCCGTTTTCATTGGATGAACTGTTCGTCAGAGTGAACGCCGTGTTGAGAAGAAGCCAATATAATGGCGCCAAGGCCCATATGGTGAATACGCCGATCATTCGCACCGGAGAACTCATCATCGACCTGGGCAGCAGAAGATGCTGGATTCAGAACGAAGAGCTTAACCTTACGCACACGGAATATTCCGTAATGGAAATCTTATCGCTCCATTTAGATAAAGTCGTGCAGCATGAGACCTTGTTATCCGAGGTATGGGGAGCGCAGTATCGGGACGAGGTGGAATATTTGCGCGTAAGTATCGCAAGAATCCGGCGCAAATTAAAAAATCTGTTACCCCAAAAAGAAGAATATATCGTCACGTATTCCGGGATTGGATATATGCTGAAAAGCATTCCGATTCCTGCCCAGACGAATTTCTAA
- a CDS encoding sugar phosphate isomerase/epimerase family protein produces the protein MKLSIGGFSFNTMRVEGKMDIFTYIRTVHERFGLHAVDFWNAFFADTSRPVWKVADDDHLRRIRQTLDEREMTLVNIAVDTAHLWDPDPEIREALHQNALAHLRAAEILGAKSVRIDAVLHGGDQISDEALEYVAARYRSYADRAAQGGYWVGPENHTGFALRPEALARISEAVDHPHYGILLHLGRWQARNKPIVNAKPMADENEPFIWEGDSEVARWVRHTHVDWRTLQAPNAAMRLSNLVQAGYDGYWAVEYNAPDDQLAAIEEALARLRALLQENGPDRQREV, from the coding sequence ATGAAACTATCCATTGGAGGCTTCTCATTCAACACGATGCGCGTCGAAGGAAAAATGGATATCTTCACTTATATCCGTACGGTGCATGAACGCTTTGGGCTCCACGCCGTTGATTTCTGGAATGCTTTCTTTGCCGATACCTCCCGTCCGGTCTGGAAGGTGGCGGATGATGATCATCTGCGCCGTATTCGCCAGACGCTGGACGAACGCGAGATGACGCTGGTCAACATCGCCGTCGATACGGCTCACCTCTGGGATCCGGACCCGGAGATTCGCGAGGCGCTGCATCAGAATGCGCTTGCCCATCTTCGCGCGGCCGAGATTCTGGGCGCCAAGTCCGTCCGGATCGATGCGGTGCTGCATGGCGGCGATCAGATAAGCGACGAAGCCCTGGAATATGTCGCCGCCCGCTACCGTTCCTACGCGGACCGGGCAGCGCAGGGCGGCTATTGGGTCGGCCCGGAGAATCATACCGGATTTGCCTTGCGTCCGGAAGCGCTCGCGCGCATCTCCGAAGCCGTCGATCACCCCCATTACGGCATCCTGCTCCATCTGGGACGCTGGCAGGCAAGGAACAAGCCAATCGTGAACGCCAAGCCGATGGCGGACGAGAATGAACCCTTCATCTGGGAGGGCGATAGCGAGGTTGCCCGCTGGGTGCGCCATACGCATGTCGACTGGCGGACGCTTCAGGCCCCGAATGCCGCGATGCGCCTGTCGAACCTGGTTCAGGCCGGGTACGACGGCTATTGGGCCGTCGAGTACAACGCGCCGGACGATCAGCTCGCGGCCATCGAAGAGGCGCTGGCGCGGCTTCGCGCGCTTCTGCAGGAGAACGGGCCGGACCGCCAGCGGGAAGTCTAA
- a CDS encoding tyrosine-protein phosphatase has translation MPTSFHAMNHPPLETAAIHRSKSSGRLCFLLADEGGWGTAPLTLYSSPRPQYDPEQSAFAATVVPGQEVSFPDPAPGRRIYYHLCQNGQYLLTTAERVLPLAGVSNFRDLGGYRTAEGRYVQWGSLYRSPELSDLTPDDLDYLDSLHLRQICDLRDSDEVAAMPSPPLAPAVHTHIPLVEMLGKDVIRQPGDVSEQGRAPASKPGQLLVDMNRSLVHSTAGLRSIFDHLLAENGAPLLFHCTAGKDRTGLVAALLLLTLGVPLDTVMTDYLLTNRYLNTGLLRSKTAAKLGTGKVSNEVLDAVWEARSEYLEAAFAEIGREYGDIGRFVSESLGLSAEEIAALKDKLLTAQP, from the coding sequence ATGCCGACATCATTCCATGCCATGAACCATCCCCCGCTGGAGACCGCAGCCATCCACCGGTCCAAGTCATCCGGCAGGCTCTGCTTCCTGCTTGCCGATGAAGGAGGCTGGGGGACGGCCCCCCTGACCCTGTACTCCAGTCCGCGCCCCCAATATGATCCGGAACAGTCCGCCTTCGCGGCCACCGTAGTGCCGGGACAGGAGGTCTCCTTCCCCGATCCGGCGCCGGGCCGCAGAATCTACTATCATCTATGCCAGAATGGACAATATCTGCTGACGACAGCCGAGCGCGTGCTTCCGCTCGCGGGCGTCTCCAACTTCCGCGATCTGGGCGGATACCGGACGGCAGAAGGACGGTATGTCCAATGGGGCAGTCTCTACCGATCTCCGGAATTATCGGATCTGACTCCGGATGATCTCGACTATCTGGATTCGCTGCACCTGCGCCAGATCTGCGATCTGCGGGACAGCGACGAAGTGGCGGCGATGCCGTCTCCGCCGCTTGCGCCCGCCGTCCATACTCATATCCCGCTCGTCGAGATGCTTGGCAAGGACGTCATTCGGCAGCCCGGGGACGTCTCGGAGCAAGGCAGAGCGCCGGCAAGCAAGCCGGGGCAGCTGCTCGTCGACATGAACCGCTCGCTCGTCCACTCGACGGCGGGACTTCGCAGCATCTTCGATCATTTACTGGCCGAGAACGGCGCTCCGCTGCTGTTCCACTGTACGGCAGGCAAGGATCGCACCGGCCTGGTGGCCGCGCTGCTGCTCCTGACGCTGGGAGTTCCGCTGGACACGGTCATGACCGACTATTTACTGACGAACCGCTATCTCAATACGGGGCTGCTTCGTTCGAAGACGGCTGCCAAGCTCGGCACAGGCAAGGTCAGCAATGAAGTGCTCGACGCCGTCTGGGAGGCAAGGTCGGAATATTTGGAAGCCGCCTTCGCGGAGATCGGGCGTGAGTACGGCGATATCGGCCGCTTCGTATCCGAATCGCTCGGCTTGTCCGCGGAGGAGATCGCCGCGCTGAAGGATAAGCTGCTGACCGCGCAGCCGTAA
- a CDS encoding sensor histidine kinase produces the protein MKKARSFKKELIYSFLIITFFSTILLGSFQIHQLISLMKENKKSQAQASKYLADYISGYIVEHKKAIQTQAVNVRELFAQKDVQRIQEHLKHIKTIYPGFVNFYVGDQNGQSIVFYPQVNTDGTKREDLNFSDRSYYKELLSKKSTVISPVFQGRGGTENLLVTIASPIMNDAGEMIGYVLGALDLDALRMHIQNWSMSDEDYAVVIDHEKNVIVHPYVDTRRELVNLSQSQIVHHIQEQHTAQGSGFFSLEDPPGDVYITYEKIKPLDWIVWVGKSADVLSNRYRNSVLTIIAVLFLTTITMVGASLFLTNRLEKTIRQLLNYIKEYTVGLKENHIRTKKIQGPKELEELFFYFNHMIDEVENNRKELMELNKELEGRVQERTAILKHKNSELKAVNKLITSVSSNKDLAQFIQHGLQEMKPFTDYSIHVLFHDLAVTNEKIHTNQNLLEYVNRNIKGKLPYIKTIPLEEKHNGFLVVDLGSRSSISASEQEFLDTFSNSLGIMLQNKFLFEQIRNKNAVWLAVLESMSEGLMLVNNQKKVEYVNEFFLNVVANGEEHQVKNLNDVYKRFLALFDVDKEELSSFFTDENAELKMEHKQKPKYYRLHKFLVKLDDDTIGEGLLLRDITKDEEIDALKNNLISLTSHEFKTPITNIKGSIETLLRQEVEWGPEFQQELLEGVHEDIDRILCLVNDWMDISKIESGTMYVEMNKVRPDQVIAKSMEQIPLPLRRDAEFHFHNHLGSDFVLYADKLRVQQVLVNLFTNALRYNDAAIKKIDVSVDIEQDDLTISVSDNGIGIAADQLEKIFNHFYQVDATAARRTGGTGLGLAICVGIMEAHGGKIEVTSKPGAGSTFTLYFPITKGEE, from the coding sequence ATGAAAAAGGCTCGCTCCTTTAAAAAGGAACTCATTTATTCATTTTTAATCATTACCTTTTTTTCAACTATTCTTCTTGGCAGCTTTCAAATTCACCAATTAATTTCATTAATGAAAGAAAATAAAAAAAGCCAGGCTCAAGCGTCGAAGTATCTTGCCGATTATATTAGCGGTTACATTGTCGAGCATAAAAAGGCGATCCAGACGCAAGCGGTAAATGTAAGGGAGCTTTTTGCCCAAAAGGATGTTCAACGTATTCAAGAGCATCTCAAACATATCAAAACGATTTACCCTGGCTTTGTCAACTTCTATGTCGGGGATCAAAATGGGCAATCCATCGTTTTCTATCCCCAAGTCAATACCGATGGGACAAAACGAGAAGATCTTAATTTTAGCGATCGTTCTTATTATAAAGAATTGCTGAGCAAGAAAAGCACCGTTATCTCCCCGGTGTTTCAAGGCCGAGGCGGAACCGAGAATTTATTAGTCACCATTGCGTCTCCCATTATGAACGATGCCGGAGAAATGATAGGTTATGTGCTTGGGGCTTTGGATCTGGATGCCTTAAGAATGCACATTCAGAATTGGAGCATGAGCGACGAAGACTATGCTGTGGTCATTGATCATGAAAAAAACGTCATCGTCCATCCTTATGTTGATACAAGGAGAGAACTGGTTAACCTGTCGCAATCACAGATTGTTCATCATATTCAAGAGCAGCACACAGCCCAGGGCAGCGGTTTTTTCAGCCTGGAGGACCCGCCCGGGGATGTCTATATTACGTATGAAAAAATTAAACCTCTGGATTGGATAGTCTGGGTAGGAAAATCGGCGGACGTACTCTCCAATAGATACAGAAATTCGGTACTGACCATCATTGCCGTCCTGTTTCTTACCACCATCACCATGGTTGGAGCAAGCCTTTTCTTGACCAACCGGCTGGAAAAAACGATTCGACAGCTGCTTAACTATATTAAAGAATATACGGTGGGCTTGAAAGAAAATCATATCCGCACAAAGAAAATCCAAGGTCCAAAAGAACTGGAAGAGCTGTTTTTTTATTTCAATCATATGATTGATGAAGTCGAGAACAACAGAAAGGAATTAATGGAGTTAAATAAAGAACTTGAAGGAAGAGTGCAAGAAAGAACCGCGATTTTAAAACATAAAAATTCGGAGCTGAAAGCGGTCAACAAACTAATCACGTCCGTGTCCTCCAATAAGGATTTAGCTCAGTTTATTCAACACGGTCTGCAGGAAATGAAGCCGTTTACCGACTATTCGATTCATGTTCTCTTCCATGATCTTGCCGTGACGAATGAGAAGATTCATACGAATCAAAATTTACTTGAGTATGTTAACCGAAATATAAAAGGAAAGCTCCCGTATATTAAAACGATTCCGCTCGAAGAAAAACATAACGGATTTCTCGTCGTCGATCTTGGATCACGGTCCTCGATTTCGGCCAGCGAACAAGAGTTTCTCGATACGTTCTCCAATTCGTTGGGCATCATGCTGCAAAATAAGTTTTTATTTGAACAAATCCGCAATAAGAATGCGGTGTGGCTCGCTGTCCTGGAAAGCATGTCCGAGGGCTTAATGCTCGTAAACAACCAAAAAAAAGTCGAATACGTGAATGAATTTTTCCTGAATGTCGTTGCGAACGGAGAAGAGCATCAGGTAAAAAATCTGAATGATGTGTACAAGAGATTTCTGGCCCTATTTGATGTCGACAAAGAGGAATTGTCCTCCTTCTTCACGGATGAAAACGCCGAACTAAAAATGGAGCATAAGCAGAAGCCAAAGTACTATCGACTCCATAAATTTTTGGTCAAGCTGGATGATGATACGATCGGTGAAGGCCTGTTATTGCGTGATATAACGAAGGATGAGGAAATCGACGCATTAAAAAATAATTTAATCTCGCTTACTTCCCATGAATTCAAAACCCCGATTACGAATATTAAGGGAAGCATAGAAACCTTGCTCCGGCAAGAGGTAGAATGGGGTCCGGAATTCCAGCAAGAGCTTCTCGAGGGAGTCCATGAAGATATTGACCGAATTCTGTGCCTCGTCAACGATTGGATGGATATTTCCAAAATCGAATCCGGAACCATGTACGTGGAAATGAATAAGGTCCGTCCCGATCAAGTGATTGCCAAATCGATGGAGCAAATTCCGCTGCCGCTTCGACGAGATGCGGAATTCCATTTCCATAATCATCTGGGGAGCGACTTTGTTTTATATGCGGACAAGCTCCGTGTTCAACAGGTACTTGTGAATTTATTTACAAACGCGCTTCGTTATAACGATGCCGCCATAAAAAAAATCGATGTCTCGGTAGATATAGAGCAGGATGATTTGACAATCTCGGTGTCCGATAACGGGATTGGCATCGCTGCCGATCAACTTGAAAAGATATTCAATCACTTCTACCAAGTAGATGCGACTGCGGCCAGACGAACGGGGGGAACAGGCTTGGGGCTGGCGATATGCGTCGGCATTATGGAAGCCCATGGCGGGAAAATCGAAGTGACCAGCAAACCGGGAGCAGGGAGTACGTTCACCCTCTATTTTCCTATAACGAAAGGGGAAGAATAG
- a CDS encoding Gfo/Idh/MocA family protein, translated as MERRRIAIIGAGQIGKHHLNEYHRVGGADIVAICDINEAEARRVAEANRIPHVYADFRELLKRDDIEAVDVCLHNNFHAPVSIAAMEAGKHVYCEKPIAGSYRDGAAMLESARVTGKMLHIQLSTLYSKETKAAKTLIDGGKLGKLYHARSTGFRRRGRPFVDGYGTTAFTQKATASGGALYDMGVYHISQILYLLGLPTVTRISGQTYQEMDMLPDRREMSKFDVEELGVGLIKFEGGITLDIIEAWAIHLGGFEGSSIVGSEGGIRMPARKGDHIQPFTYHSTVLDLDLDTVIDLNAMDRRRHLLNPNEWAYDSSQGHWVAALSGIVPLLPTAELALNTMLISEGIYMSGALGREVTAEEVAASSVSSAIRL; from the coding sequence ATGGAACGAAGACGTATCGCGATCATTGGAGCAGGCCAGATAGGGAAGCATCACCTGAACGAATATCATCGGGTGGGCGGCGCCGACATCGTCGCCATTTGCGATATTAATGAAGCGGAGGCGCGCCGGGTCGCGGAGGCGAACCGGATCCCCCATGTGTATGCCGATTTCCGCGAGCTGCTGAAGCGCGATGACATCGAAGCGGTCGATGTATGCCTGCATAACAACTTTCACGCCCCGGTCTCGATCGCGGCTATGGAAGCTGGCAAGCATGTCTATTGCGAGAAGCCGATTGCCGGCTCCTACCGGGATGGCGCCGCGATGCTGGAGTCGGCCCGAGTTACAGGCAAGATGCTGCATATCCAGCTGTCTACCCTGTACAGCAAGGAGACGAAGGCCGCCAAAACCCTGATCGACGGCGGCAAGCTCGGCAAGCTGTATCATGCGCGATCGACCGGCTTCCGCCGCCGCGGCCGCCCGTTCGTCGACGGATACGGCACGACGGCATTCACGCAGAAGGCCACCGCCTCGGGGGGCGCTCTCTACGATATGGGAGTATACCATATCTCCCAGATTCTCTATCTGCTCGGTCTGCCAACGGTGACCCGCATTAGCGGCCAGACCTATCAAGAGATGGATATGCTTCCGGATCGGAGGGAGATGAGCAAGTTCGATGTGGAAGAACTCGGGGTCGGCTTGATCAAGTTCGAAGGCGGCATCACGCTCGATATTATCGAGGCCTGGGCGATCCATCTTGGCGGCTTCGAAGGCAGCAGCATCGTCGGCTCCGAGGGCGGCATCCGCATGCCGGCCCGCAAGGGGGACCATATTCAACCATTCACGTACCATAGCACGGTGCTCGACCTGGACCTCGACACCGTGATCGACCTGAATGCGATGGACCGGCGCCGCCATCTGCTCAACCCGAACGAGTGGGCTTATGATTCGTCCCAGGGACACTGGGTTGCGGCGCTCAGCGGAATCGTTCCCCTCCTGCCGACAGCGGAACTGGCTTTGAACACCATGCTTATCAGCGAGGGCATTTATATGTCCGGCGCGCTCGGCCGGGAAGTGACAGCGGAGGAGGTCGCCGCCTCCTCCGTATCCAGCGCGATCCGGTTGTAG
- a CDS encoding sensor histidine kinase, translating to MMRTLYVRVVLTFLFAVIAGMIVAFAASGFFFEREMREIVYRDLTQLGNDMVRLYQQVPEAEFRDYLDSLKSFEWIQVQVFDSKSNAIVRHTLAGRPPESMAAQVVKDVLSGRPYHSTEPESSEPIIGISFLKEGEPHALFLRMKYGDNKLISRLILFTLAVVLAAGSLCFLVAARYVVRPIKKMTEATKRMAKGDFSTKLSFRRKDEIGVLAASFNHMAQELGQMEQMRQDFVSSVSHEIQSPLTSIYGFAKALRNRVIPEADQERYLEIMMTECERLSRLSDNLLQLASLDSEHHPFAPRIYRLDEQLRQVIVAAEPQRADKELRLEDRLEDVTIEADEDLLSLVWTNLLGNAIKFTPENGRITVSLARQDGKALVIIADNGIGIAEEDRARVFERFYKADKARRRNAGGSGLGLAIVKKVVTLHHGTIRIDSEPGKGTTVSVTLPIRRNW from the coding sequence ATGATGAGGACGCTGTACGTCCGGGTTGTGCTCACCTTTTTATTCGCCGTAATCGCAGGCATGATCGTTGCATTTGCCGCTTCCGGCTTTTTTTTCGAGAGAGAGATGAGAGAGATTGTCTACCGGGACCTGACCCAGCTCGGCAATGATATGGTCCGGCTGTATCAGCAGGTGCCCGAAGCGGAGTTCCGCGATTATCTGGACTCCTTGAAATCATTCGAATGGATACAGGTTCAGGTCTTCGACAGCAAGAGCAACGCGATCGTGCGGCATACCCTCGCCGGACGTCCGCCGGAGTCGATGGCGGCACAGGTGGTGAAGGATGTGCTGTCCGGGAGGCCGTATCACAGCACGGAGCCGGAGAGCTCCGAGCCCATCATCGGCATCTCCTTTCTGAAGGAGGGAGAGCCGCATGCTCTCTTCTTGCGAATGAAGTACGGCGATAATAAACTGATCAGTCGGCTGATTCTGTTCACGCTTGCCGTGGTGCTGGCGGCCGGGAGCCTCTGCTTTCTCGTCGCCGCCCGCTATGTCGTGCGGCCGATCAAGAAGATGACCGAGGCGACGAAGCGCATGGCGAAGGGGGATTTCAGCACGAAGCTGAGCTTCCGGCGGAAGGACGAGATCGGCGTCCTCGCCGCCAGCTTCAACCATATGGCGCAGGAGCTCGGCCAGATGGAACAGATGCGGCAGGATTTCGTCTCCAGCGTGTCGCATGAGATTCAGTCGCCGCTTACTTCGATTTACGGCTTCGCCAAGGCGCTTCGCAACCGCGTCATCCCCGAGGCAGATCAGGAGCGCTATCTGGAAATTATGATGACGGAATGCGAACGCTTGTCGCGCCTCAGCGACAATCTGCTGCAGCTCGCTTCGCTCGATTCGGAGCATCATCCGTTCGCGCCGCGCATCTACCGGCTCGACGAACAGCTTCGCCAAGTCATCGTCGCCGCAGAGCCGCAAAGGGCCGACAAGGAGCTGCGCCTGGAGGACCGGCTCGAAGACGTCACGATCGAAGCCGATGAGGATCTTCTGAGCCTCGTCTGGACGAATCTGCTCGGCAATGCGATCAAGTTCACGCCGGAGAACGGCAGGATTACCGTCAGCCTTGCGCGTCAGGACGGGAAAGCGCTCGTCATCATTGCCGACAACGGGATCGGCATCGCGGAGGAGGACCGGGCGCGCGTGTTCGAGCGCTTTTACAAGGCGGACAAGGCCCGCAGGCGCAATGCGGGCGGCAGCGGCCTCGGCCTGGCCATCGTGAAAAAGGTCGTCACTTTGCATCACGGGACGATCCGAATCGACAGCGAGCCCGGCAAGGGGACGACCGTGAGCGTGACGCTTCCGATCCGGCGTAATTGGTAG
- a CDS encoding OsmC family protein — translation MQVIVTRIEPHRQVGNVRSQNIPIVREGEQERGVRPGELWLMALASDVGAEMERYAEERGWALSSLQIEAQDERNGEGAILDIKLYVTAEGLTAPQRGEMFGAVRPRCRLLRAVHPNLEIYFADRLVQD, via the coding sequence TTGCAAGTTATCGTCACACGAATCGAGCCGCATCGTCAGGTTGGGAACGTTCGTTCTCAAAACATTCCGATTGTGCGGGAGGGCGAGCAAGAGCGGGGCGTTAGGCCTGGGGAACTATGGTTGATGGCGCTTGCCTCGGATGTTGGAGCGGAGATGGAGCGCTATGCGGAGGAGCGGGGATGGGCGTTGTCCTCCCTGCAGATTGAAGCGCAGGATGAGCGGAACGGCGAAGGCGCCATCTTGGATATCAAGCTGTATGTGACGGCCGAAGGCTTGACCGCCCCGCAGCGGGGGGAGATGTTCGGCGCGGTCCGGCCGCGCTGCAGGCTGCTTCGGGCCGTCCATCCGAATCTGGAAATTTATTTTGCGGACCGTCTGGTTCAGGATTGA
- a CDS encoding NlpC/P60 family protein produces the protein MKTAIRSALVAGAVFGCMLLADSAWTDATVQAAAATKQITLQVNGENLQFTNDIIPIIDEAQNMHVPLRAVAEQLGYELNWQADDKDVQTIEMSNGTNTIRLKSNSSKAEVNGTTVSMGSAPMSYKDSTYVPFRFLLDQLQLSFEWDAEQMKNIPRINRARGEVQTASARASEDKSAAILNTARSYLGVPYVWGGTTPNGFDCSGYVGYVFRKHGIELPRTSRAMYSASGSKVSSLQPGDLVFFAGDGKTISHVGIYIGDNKYINASSGSAGRVTITSLSSSWSSRTYVGAKRVL, from the coding sequence GTGAAGACCGCCATCCGATCTGCCCTTGTGGCAGGCGCCGTATTCGGATGCATGCTGTTGGCAGACAGCGCATGGACCGATGCGACTGTCCAAGCCGCCGCAGCTACGAAACAGATTACGCTCCAGGTTAACGGTGAAAATTTGCAGTTTACGAATGATATTATTCCCATTATAGATGAAGCGCAGAACATGCATGTTCCTCTGCGCGCCGTAGCCGAGCAATTGGGCTATGAACTGAATTGGCAAGCCGATGACAAGGACGTGCAGACGATAGAAATGTCGAATGGCACAAACACGATCCGGCTGAAGTCCAACAGCTCCAAGGCCGAGGTGAACGGCACAACAGTGAGCATGGGCAGCGCCCCGATGTCTTATAAGGACAGTACATACGTGCCTTTCCGCTTCCTGCTGGATCAGCTTCAATTGAGCTTCGAATGGGATGCGGAACAGATGAAGAATATCCCCCGCATCAACCGGGCCCGGGGAGAGGTCCAGACCGCCTCGGCCCGAGCGTCCGAGGATAAGTCAGCCGCGATCCTGAACACGGCCCGCAGCTACCTGGGCGTTCCTTATGTATGGGGCGGCACGACGCCGAACGGCTTCGACTGCTCCGGCTATGTGGGCTACGTCTTCCGCAAGCATGGGATCGAACTGCCGCGCACGTCCCGCGCCATGTACAGCGCTTCGGGTTCCAAAGTAAGCAGCCTGCAGCCTGGCGATCTCGTCTTTTTCGCCGGCGACGGCAAGACGATTTCCCATGTGGGGATTTACATCGGAGACAATAAATATATCAACGCTTCTTCCGGTTCCGCCGGACGCGTTACGATAACCAGCTTGTCCTCCTCCTGGTCCAGCCGGACCTACGTCGGAGCCAAGCGGGTGCTCTAA